The Phragmites australis chromosome 13, lpPhrAust1.1, whole genome shotgun sequence DNA window TTCTCGaacaaatgaaataaaaatgtTCCTCAGCCTTGCAAACTTTAGATGCATATCATCCATCAAGTCCACTCAGTATATATGTGTGCACATTATGTCTTGCATGAATATAAACAAAGAATATAACAGGAATGTGATTACGTTCTATGCTTCTACAGATAAAGAGTGCTTTCACAACGCCGAACATTGGATATATATGTACTACTATGCAATTAGCTAGGCCGTTTAATTACGTGATTTGTGATATAATATGTATGCTGTATTTGAGGTATAAGATATCATGACGATAATGAACAACAAAACGTGTTTATTTTGTAATAGCTATAGTAGAGGTGCAACTTATATATCCTTGTGACAATAGACGAATTTGGCTATGGTTTCATCTCAAATCTTCTTTCATAACCGTTTGAAATGTATTGGTTCTCTCCTTCGTTAGTTGCAAAACACAAGAGGCATTTCAATATTTTCTATCCGACAAGTGCAGTTTCACTGGAGGCCGGGTCTACTTCTATAAACATTCTTGGCGAGAGGAGGCAACAAGACATTGTTCTTGTGGAAGGATACCCCCAGGCACGTCAGAACCATGAAGTTGGAGGTTcagcatggactgagtgcagtAAGTTCAGAAAAGAAAAACGAAGTGAACCATACGCAGAGGGAAGAAAGAGCAAGCAGACACATGCATATAGACACTGAGGTACTCTTTTTTACCTCCCCATAACAACCCATTGCCTTTTCCAGCTTACAATGGACCAAAAGTACTTTTGTCAGTAGGCACGGCATCTATACATCTATTCTAGCCTCACCAGTGCAAAAGGATCCCCCTCCTACACCTTGCTAGTTATGGATACCTATTGCCGAGTCGGTACGTGGCCTTGCCTCCATTGCTCCCAGAAAGCACACACGCCGTACCTACTCACTGCCGTGAAAAGGAAGAGGGAAAAGAAACGGAGACATAAACATTCACTCTCTCTTCCTCACTGCCCCGCACACAAAGGCCAAGAGCAGAACACCAACCAAGACTACTCCAAGAAATAGGTGCACATCGACGCACCACTGTTCCTACTACTACAGCCACAGTATAGTTAGTACTGAGGCCCTCCTCCTCCATAAATCCTTATCAGACGTACAAAGAAGTTGGCCAGTGGCAAGTGCCtggcgccctcctcctcctcacgctcTTTACAGACTGCCAGGGCCATAAAGAACTCTTGGGAGTCTATACCACTCAAGGCCCAGACAAGCCAAACTACACATAATTTGGCCCACTGCAGTGGTTAAATTTCTGTTCCCCTTGGGTAAAACCACGAGAAGAAAATTCTTCCCTTTTGCTTGTTCTAGTGCCTACCGTATGCTCTACTATATGTCATGATGCACCATGGTATATATGTACGTAGTATGGACAAAGAGCGAGCTGTACAGAAAGTGGTGGCCGGGCAAAAGCGCGAAAACAAAAACTAGAGTACTAGCACTCACAACAACATAAATGTATCAGATAATGTGCAGTACTTATGAAAGAGGAGGAGAATTATGAATTTAAACACCTGACCTGCAACAATGCAATGCTCGTACGTAGCTAGCTCCATGGCTTTGTTTGCTGTTGACTGCCGCTAATGCGCCGTCAATGTCGTTGTCTTGCCATGCTTTTTGAAAGCTGTATGGTTGCAACTCCAATCTAGGAGAAGAGATCATACATATGATGCAAGAAAGGCACAATGTGTAATGCACCGCACTTATGGTTGTTGCAATTCAGATCTTGGCAGTAATGTTGTGGGGAGTGCAGATTTGGAAGCGTGTTATCATATGTAGGGACAAACTGAATTGTCGAACCAAACTTTACTACCATGTAGTAATGGAATCGAATTGCACGAACGAATGGATCGAGCAATAGTGTTGAAGAGGAAACTGAACAAGAATTGAAACCATATGAAAGCATTAAAAATTAATCGATTCGCCTAacttctctctatatatagtcAAGCCAACACAAGAATTTGAATGGCCAGAACAAAAATTGGAAAATAAAATGTTAAACGCTAGATCCTATCATCAAAGTTATAACGGAATCTCAAAAGGTGAAGAAGATGAAACGGGCGGAAGGAAGGATTGTTGAACTTTCCTTTTGTACGCTCCCGATCGAGGTCCCCTGATCGATCCGGCTCACAGATCGAGATCCAATGAGGAATGCGCTTCTCTCttggaggacgacgacgacgatggcgACGACGCTGCAGAAGACTCGGCTCCAGTTGCACCGGTGGCACCGTGCAGAGGCGATTCGAGAAACCTTAATTGTGTTGGCCTTTGCCATCCAGGCATCCGCAGCGACAATGCGTTGGCGTCATGGCTTGACTCGCCGCTACCTTGCTGAGGGTTGTCGAGGTTGACTCCGAATAGGCGGACGCGCTTCGCGGCAGCCGTCGGGCTGTTGACGAGTGGCACCGAGTCGAGAACCATGGGCAGGCCGCCCGTGACCGCGGGGCTCGGTTGCACCGTAATGTGCAtctgcggcggcggtggcggcagcatGGGCCCGCGCGGGGCCACGCCCGCTGAGCCGAAGAAGAGGAGCTGCCTGGCCTGCGCGGCGTCGTTGATGTTGCGGAAGTCGAGGCCCTGACGGAGGCGGTGGTGCTCGTAGAGTGTggcgggcggcgcgggcggcatTAAGaagccgcccgcgccgccgccccacGGGCCGTAAGGCGAGGCGGCGGGCGCCAATGGGAGCGGGAGGCGCGGAAGGCGATGCGGGTCTCGGACGTTGGCTCGGCGCTTCCAGTCGATGAAGAGGCGGTCCCGCGCTgcctcgccggcgccgcggcAGAAGGAGACGGTGTCCCCGGCGTCGAGGCGCTTCTCCTTGACGAAGCGGCTCCATCCCTTGGTCATGACGTAGCTCTGGCTGCTGTTCCAGTAGGAATAGCGGAAGCGCCAGAGCTTGCCGGCGCGGTCCTCGAAGCTGAGCAGGAGGCCCTTCTCGTTGGCCGCCGCGTCCAGCGGGAAGTACTTCTCTGCGTGCTGCTTTGGGATCACCAGCCGGTTGAGCTTCCCCACGTCGCTCGGCGTCACCACCTTGTCGAACATGTGCTCCTTCTCGATCACCTCAACGTCGTcgttcccgccgccgccgccgcttccggaCGCGCCAGCGCCGTGGCTTGAGCGCAAGGCCGCTGAACCCGACGCAGAAGAAGCCGCAGCGGAAGGCAAGGACGACGAGGCGGTGGAGGCCGTCGTGACTGCAGCTGTCATGAAGGGGATCTCGCGCGGGGaggcctcctcgtcctcctcctcctgctcttcctcctcgtcctcctctttGGAAAACCTACTCGAAGTACTCGCGAAGTCCATAGCTATCTcttcgtctcctcctcctcttggagCGTCTGTCTCTGTTGCGGCGTGGACGCGACGCGGTCCAGGCGCGGCGGGGTGGAGGCTTGCTGGGTTTTCTGGGGAGAGTGAAGAGGAGGCGGGGATCTATCCGCGATGAGCGATGAGCCTATCTATATCTACTActactgctctctctctctctctctctctctctctctctctctctctgtatgCGTGTGAATTTGACTCAGCTAGCTAAGGCGACACGACCGATTGGGAAGCAGGGACGCGAAGCGCGCGACTCATCTACCTTTGGCGTTCGCATTGACCGCGCTCGGATCTTCGCGcgtcggagggggagggggaggagcagGTTGTGGGAGAGGATCGatgggatggatggatggatgatgaAGCGGGGGATAGACAGTGCGCGCGCTCGCGTGGTAATTAGGCGTGGTTGTTTTTCGGGATCCCTTGTGTAGTTGCGTGTGTTTGCTTGGGTAAAGCGAGCTGCGGGAAAGCTGAAGCTGCCGCAGCCGCTGCCGCGCTCGCGTTCCCAAAGGGGGAGGGAAGGAGGCACTGCCCTAGAAGATTCCTGGAAGGTGAATGACCAATGTGTCGtaagttttgtaattttttatcaGTAGAtcgatctaaaactaaaaatatatccTTATCTAATTaagtttagaaaaaataaactgAGTAGTAATAAAAACTACTCACTAAGTACCCAATTACAGTATATCAGAGTATAATACCAAGCGCTCGTATTGGAGTTGTAGACTACTAGCAGGAGTGGTGTATTGCCTTATGCATTTCTATTTTTAGAGCATTGTATTGTTGGCTTGTACGTATCATATTGCATGGTCTTATTTATTGCCTTTCTGTATTTATCGATAAAACACATGGTGCGATCTTATAACCATGAAGTTTCAAATAACTAACAAAAAATTGCAGCACATCAAAATGCTGTAATACTGTTCCATTTTGCACATTATCATTGGTCAGCTGAGTTTACAGTGCCTTTGTAGAAATCAGCCCATAGCCAATTCACAAGACAATGTATACATGACATGAAGTGTATTTGCGAAGTAATATACATGACGTGAAGTGGACATGAGGTGTGCTACTACTACCACAAAGCAAGAAGCATAGGCTGCAGCAGTATAGCACAACAGAACAAAGGCTAATAACTGCATGTCTCTTTCGGGCTCCTTGCCAGAGCTGCACACGGTTAAGCCTTTCTGATTTTGGGGGCAAAATATGTGTATTCATGGTAAAGCTGAATGTGATTTACTTGAGCTGAGCAGGTAATTAGGCAGGGGAAAGTAGTGGAGTAATAGTAGTAGGTTGCAGCAGTACTGCAGTGCAGTGTGTAGCATGGCGGGAGTAGGGTGGGGCCCATGGATCAAGTGGTTGGGCTCATGTGAGCTCGTCCTTGTCATGATATGGGGATCAAGTATGACACGCACGCCCACCGAAGGAGAGGCATGCCGCTATGTAGACCCACATTATTACTACATAATAAGTCATCATTAATGgtttaaaaattatattactGCTGTTTTAAAATCAGTAGTGAATAAGCGGCTTGCTGGTTACAATGATatatatcactgtcgattcgtaatataaactggcagtgatacaaactatcactgtcggttcttgagCTTATTCTATCgatttgtatacttatcactgccggttctagatACTCAatccaaaacaaaaaataaaaatttaaacattTAGGTATTAATTTAACTAAGATTTATATTACTAATCACCATAATATTAGagtttatatcacactaatctaTTATTGTACATCAAAAGCTAGCATCATGCATAGCTGTGCGCAAAAAACCCTAAATCCCCACGCGCAAAAAAACCCTAAACGCACCTGACTACTAGCCGTCGGTCACGACGAAGAAGAAGTCATTGTCGTCATTGTCACCGTCGCCATCCTTGTCCATGGTGTCAGCATCATCAGCGTCGTCGAAATCGTCACCATCGCCTTCGCCGAAGTCGTTGTCGGCCTCCTCTGGCGACAACAACGAGCTGGAACAGGACTTCTTCGCCTTTGGCTCGTCTACAAAGAAGTCCCACACCTCGTCCTCGGAGGGGGGCCACGTGAGTCACCGGAGTCTGAGGTCATTGGCGCCTCATTCGATGACCGCACCAGCGggacttcctcctcctccccagacGACGATGCGGGTGTGGGAGGCGTGGCAGGAGGTGGCAACGATAGTGGAAGGGGAGAGGGTGAGAGAGAGCGAGATGATCGAGTGTGAGAGTAACATTTAAAGGCACCGGAAGAAGCCGAGCAGGCGCGCGTGTGAAGACatacaattttttatatattagtaCTGGTTCTTAAATACAATTGGTAGTGATACCTATTATCACTACGGGTCATTAAAGACACGTCTTTTGATAAActaatatcactgtcggttctagctatgaaactagcagtgataatttgaacatcactgccggttcgtgttactaactaacagtgataattactatcactatcggttcttgcTAGCTAAAGGGATTAGTGaagtcctaagagggggtgaattaggatacttaaaattatttcggctctaaaaactacacaagataaacctatatcaatttctattaaAATGTGCTtttatgtttatctagtgtatctattctaccgatcaaaagagcttacaacctatctaagaaggtaaattacaagaatgaaaatgcggaaacataaataaggtagagagagtaaacttaGCACAataatttttatcccgtggtatcgatagcatgaatgccacccctagtccacattggagctccacaaaggatatgctcccggtcggcacccggtcacggcctttgagccataaagtcacaaagacaagacctccacctgTATAAGCCACCAATGGAAGGTcacaccactagcctctcttccggttcctcgctgtcgtgatcacttcggttctgcatccccgcacaatcgccttgcagccgctccacaccaagtcagagggtcaacaagcttgtcggtgagtcaccaataCTCCAAAGTAtaggcgtaccaagaggtacactgttggattactctttgattcactctctaggcagcaatcacctagcaactcactctctaggcctataagcactaatcactctctaatcttgtgcttaattgccttgaatgatcactttaagcactttggtggcttatatgtcttcttaagtgtatatgaacttctctggacttcagcacactcaaatgattgagtggagggatatttatagccttaaacctgccaactagccgTTAGCCCAACagctctgaaaagttgttaacaccggataatccggtgagaacaatagtactcaCATCAAATCATtcgatgagtacactctcacaaactagccgtggaaccccactcaagcctctgtgtccggtgtatactccatcttcatcaccggactttccggtgagtatatcttaaccatccgagccaacatcttctctgt harbors:
- the LOC133889149 gene encoding B3 domain-containing protein Os02g0683500-like, whose product is MDFASTSSRFSKEEDEEEEQEEEDEEASPREIPFMTAAVTTASTASSSLPSAAASSASGSAALRSSHGAGASGSGGGGGNDDVEVIEKEHMFDKVVTPSDVGKLNRLVIPKQHAEKYFPLDAAANEKGLLLSFEDRAGKLWRFRYSYWNSSQSYVMTKGWSRFVKEKRLDAGDTVSFCRGAGEAARDRLFIDWKRRANVRDPHRLPRLPLPLAPAASPYGPWGGGAGGFLMPPAPPATLYEHHRLRQGLDFRNINDAAQARQLLFFGSAGVAPRGPMLPPPPPQMHITVQPSPAVTGGLPMVLDSVPLVNSPTAAAKRVRLFGVNLDNPQQGSGESSHDANALSLRMPGWQRPTQLRFLESPLHGATGATGAESSAASSPSSSSSSKREAHSSLDLDL